From the genome of Candidatus Promineifilum breve, one region includes:
- a CDS encoding response regulator: MMTVSTPSPFYSRPPKRIDVLIADDHAIVRRGLRTLIAGEPDMDVAGEATDGYEVVDRARALNPDVILLDLVMPGQSGLEAISQIKGDNPDARVLVLTSFGDNERVFAAIRAGASGYLLKDASPEQLLQAIHDVHGGESHLHPTIALKMLRELDNPVVTAANRPLTDDPLTEREVEVLRLVAQGLSNQEIAKTLTISERTVGNHIGSILRKLHLANRTQAALYALRRGLVDINSAPVEFVEELPAEEMATEEEEIADEE, translated from the coding sequence ATGATGACCGTGAGCACCCCATCCCCCTTCTATTCCCGCCCGCCCAAGCGCATCGACGTGCTGATTGCCGATGACCATGCCATTGTGCGCCGCGGTCTGCGCACGCTCATCGCCGGCGAGCCGGACATGGACGTGGCCGGCGAGGCGACCGACGGCTACGAGGTCGTCGATCGCGCCCGCGCCCTGAACCCGGACGTGATCCTGCTCGATCTGGTGATGCCCGGCCAGAGCGGGCTGGAGGCCATCAGCCAGATCAAGGGCGACAACCCCGACGCCCGCGTGCTGGTGCTGACCAGCTTCGGCGACAATGAGCGCGTCTTTGCCGCCATTCGCGCCGGGGCGTCGGGCTATCTGCTGAAGGACGCCTCGCCCGAGCAACTGTTGCAGGCCATCCACGATGTGCACGGCGGCGAGTCCCACCTGCACCCGACCATCGCCCTGAAGATGCTGCGCGAACTGGACAACCCGGTGGTGACGGCCGCCAACCGGCCGCTGACCGACGACCCGCTGACCGAGCGCGAGGTGGAGGTGCTGCGGCTGGTGGCCCAGGGGTTGAGCAATCAGGAGATCGCCAAGACGCTGACCATCAGTGAGCGCACCGTGGGCAACCACATCGGCAGCATCTTGCGCAAGCTGCATCTGGCGAACCGGACGCAGGCGGCGCTCTATGCCCTGCGGCGCGGTCTGGTCGATATCAACAGCGCCCCGGTCGAGTTCGTGGAAGAGCTACCGGCCGAGGAGATGGCGACCGAGGAAGAGGAAATCGCGGACGAGGAGTAG
- a CDS encoding FAD-dependent oxidoreductase produces MAKPVILILDDEPQVLNAVGRDLRAHFRSDYRIVSSGAGREALDALRQLKQRGTPVALLLVDQRMPEMTGVEFLTEAQKLFPDARKVLLTAYADTEAAIASINKIGLDYYLMKPWDPPEENLFPILDDLLGDWWATTPLPFEGIRVAGTLWSSTSHNVKDFLARNRIPYQWLDIEKDAQTRTLVEALFTEGSIHLPVLFFPDGSSLIDPPLSDLALKAGLQTVATAPFYDLIIIGGGPAGLGAAVYGASEGLKTVMIEREATGGQAGTSSRIENYLGFPKGLTGSDLATRAVAQARRLGAEILTAREVVGVRVEDPYRYVQLNDGTELGCHALVVAAGVTTQKLNAPGVERLTGAGIYYGAALTEAASYRDETMCVVGGANSAGQGAMFFARYASKVNMLVRASSLTKSMSQYLIDQIAGMPNIDVLTRHTVEEAHGENQLQAITVLNHDTGETRRIETRALFLFIGAVPHSECVAGIVERNTAGFILTGPDLMINGQRPKGWKLQRDPFLLETSVPGIFAAGDVRQGATRRVAAAVGEGANVVSQVHQYLRTV; encoded by the coding sequence ATGGCTAAGCCCGTCATTCTAATACTGGACGACGAACCCCAGGTCCTGAACGCCGTCGGCCGCGACCTGCGCGCCCATTTTCGTAGCGACTACCGCATTGTCAGTTCCGGGGCCGGCCGGGAAGCCCTCGACGCGCTGCGCCAACTGAAGCAGCGCGGCACGCCGGTGGCCCTGCTGTTGGTCGATCAGCGCATGCCGGAAATGACCGGCGTCGAATTTCTGACCGAGGCCCAGAAGCTCTTCCCCGACGCGCGCAAGGTGCTGCTGACGGCCTACGCCGACACCGAGGCGGCCATCGCCAGCATCAACAAGATCGGCCTCGATTACTATCTGATGAAGCCCTGGGACCCGCCGGAGGAGAACCTTTTCCCGATCCTCGATGACCTGCTGGGCGACTGGTGGGCCACCACGCCGCTGCCGTTCGAGGGCATCCGTGTGGCCGGCACGCTGTGGTCGTCCACGTCGCACAACGTCAAGGATTTCCTGGCCCGCAACCGCATCCCGTACCAATGGCTCGACATCGAGAAGGACGCCCAGACGCGGACGCTGGTGGAGGCGCTGTTCACCGAGGGCAGCATCCATCTGCCGGTGCTGTTCTTCCCCGACGGCTCGTCGCTCATCGACCCGCCGCTGTCGGATTTGGCGCTGAAGGCCGGGTTGCAAACGGTGGCGACCGCACCGTTCTATGATCTGATCATCATCGGCGGCGGGCCGGCCGGGTTGGGCGCGGCCGTCTATGGCGCGTCGGAGGGCCTCAAGACGGTGATGATCGAGCGCGAGGCCACCGGCGGGCAGGCCGGCACCAGCTCGCGCATCGAGAACTACCTCGGCTTCCCCAAGGGGCTCACCGGCTCCGACCTGGCGACGCGGGCCGTGGCCCAGGCGCGGCGGCTGGGCGCGGAAATCCTGACCGCCCGCGAGGTCGTCGGCGTGCGCGTCGAAGACCCCTACCGCTACGTGCAACTCAATGACGGCACGGAGCTGGGCTGCCACGCGCTGGTGGTGGCCGCCGGCGTGACGACGCAGAAGCTGAACGCGCCGGGCGTGGAGCGGCTGACCGGCGCGGGCATCTATTACGGCGCGGCGCTGACCGAGGCGGCCAGCTACCGCGACGAGACGATGTGCGTCGTCGGCGGGGCCAATTCGGCCGGGCAGGGGGCCATGTTCTTCGCCCGCTACGCCTCGAAGGTCAACATGCTCGTGCGCGCTTCGTCGCTGACCAAGAGCATGTCGCAATACCTGATCGATCAGATCGCCGGGATGCCCAACATCGACGTGCTGACCCGCCACACGGTGGAAGAGGCCCACGGCGAAAACCAGTTGCAGGCCATCACCGTGCTCAATCACGACACGGGCGAGACGCGCCGCATTGAGACGCGGGCGCTGTTCCTGTTCATCGGCGCGGTGCCTCATAGCGAATGCGTGGCGGGCATCGTGGAGCGCAACACCGCCGGCTTCATCCTGACCGGCCCCGACCTGATGATCAACGGCCAGCGGCCGAAGGGCTGGAAGCTCCAGCGCGACCCGTTCCTGCTGGAGACGAGCGTGCCCGGCATCTTCGCCGCCGGCGACGTGCGCCAGGGGGCTACCCGCCGCGTGGCCGCCGCCGTGGGCGAGGGGGCGAATGTGGTCAGTCAGGTGCATCAGTACCTACGAACGGTTTAG
- a CDS encoding MFS transporter, whose amino-acid sequence MKRLPPNIWLMTAASFLTDVSSDMVNNLVPLFLANVLGAGTATIGLVEGIAESTGSFIKLLSGWWSDRVVSRKPPTVIGYGVSALSKPLLALAGSWSGVLAVRFADRLGKGIRTAPRDALLADSAPAETRGLAFGVHRAGDSLGAVVGLALALVIVRLAQGDALTLSAATFRRIALASAVPGLLAVLTLMVGLREVRRAAPAANRPLLGSFRAMPAAYRRYLLIVGLFTLGNSADAFIILRAQERGLSVVGILAMLLAFNLVYSLVAGPAGALSDKVGRPRLILAGWAVYALIYLGLALAGAGWQIVALFIVYGLYHGLVEGNARAYVADLAGAEARGAAYGLYHAVVGLLTLPASLIAGLLWQGVGGWAGFGPSAPFWFGAGLAGLAAGLLAAETRRGRAEAG is encoded by the coding sequence ATGAAGCGCCTCCCCCCCAACATCTGGCTCATGACCGCGGCCAGCTTCCTGACCGACGTGTCCAGCGATATGGTCAACAACCTCGTGCCGCTGTTTCTGGCCAATGTGCTGGGGGCGGGCACGGCGACTATCGGGCTGGTGGAGGGCATCGCCGAATCGACCGGCAGCTTCATCAAGCTGCTGTCCGGCTGGTGGTCGGATCGGGTGGTCAGCCGCAAGCCGCCGACGGTCATCGGCTATGGCGTGTCGGCCTTGTCCAAGCCGCTGCTGGCCCTGGCCGGGAGTTGGTCGGGCGTGCTGGCCGTGCGCTTCGCCGACCGGCTGGGCAAGGGCATCCGCACCGCGCCGCGCGACGCGCTGCTGGCCGATAGCGCCCCGGCCGAGACGCGCGGGCTGGCCTTCGGCGTCCACCGCGCCGGCGACAGTCTGGGGGCGGTGGTGGGGCTGGCCCTGGCGCTGGTCATCGTGCGGCTGGCGCAGGGGGACGCCCTGACCCTCTCGGCGGCCACGTTCCGGCGCATCGCGCTGGCGAGCGCCGTGCCCGGCCTGCTGGCGGTGCTGACGCTCATGGTCGGTCTGCGCGAAGTGCGCCGCGCCGCCCCGGCCGCCAACCGGCCGTTGCTCGGCTCCTTCCGGGCCATGCCCGCCGCTTATCGCCGCTATCTGCTCATCGTCGGGCTGTTCACGCTGGGCAATTCGGCCGACGCCTTCATCATCCTGCGGGCCCAGGAGCGGGGCCTCAGCGTCGTGGGCATATTAGCCATGCTGCTGGCCTTCAACCTGGTCTATTCGCTGGTGGCCGGGCCGGCCGGGGCGCTGTCGGACAAGGTGGGGCGGCCGCGCCTCATCCTGGCCGGCTGGGCGGTCTACGCGCTCATCTATCTGGGGCTGGCCCTGGCCGGGGCGGGCTGGCAGATCGTGGCCCTGTTCATCGTCTATGGCCTCTATCACGGCCTGGTGGAGGGCAACGCGCGGGCCTACGTGGCCGATCTGGCCGGGGCCGAGGCGCGCGGCGCGGCCTATGGGCTGTATCATGCCGTGGTCGGGCTGCTGACGCTGCCGGCCAGCCTCATCGCCGGGCTGTTGTGGCAAGGGGTGGGCGGCTGGGCGGGCTTCGGCCCATCCGCGCCGTTCTGGTTTGGCGCGGGGCTGGCGGGGTTGGCGGCGGGGCTGTTGGCGGCCGAAACGCGGCGCGGGCGGGCGGAGGCGGGGTGA
- a CDS encoding TolB family protein: protein MLQREWSKGRGRRIRVAGRLLPLVALGWAAAALAAGMLFIPGGEGDGPSLNAAVSADGRYVAFASDAANLVSDDDNGLRDVFLHDTQTGDTVRISVAHDGNDADDASDWPSISADGRYVAYQSFASNLLLIDNNMEPDIFVYDRQTGATTRASLTSEGNPAAGASFEPAISADGRFVAFASTAINLDPADDDPAYDVFLHDRQTGDTELISFDAAEERGVGFAGAPALSADGRLVAFSSGSPDLVPNDDNGLEDIFVRDRQTGQTARVSVDANGAEADGDSYEPSLSADGRYVAFWSYAANLVGSDTGGWAGVYVHDRQTGDITLASRAGEDGVADGDSFRPRLSADGRYVVFESEATNLTGTPDTNQVADVVIHDRQTGGTALASVGAAGPGDGESLRPALSADGGHVAFHSDAANLVADDGNGVGDVFLRHRAAGTTARVSLAAAEAEPPDEMVYLSFVVALD from the coding sequence ATGCTTCAACGAGAATGGAGTAAGGGGCGGGGGCGGCGCATCCGGGTGGCGGGCAGGCTGTTGCCATTGGTGGCGTTGGGGTGGGCTGCGGCGGCGCTGGCTGCCGGCATGTTGTTCATCCCCGGCGGCGAGGGGGACGGCCCATCGCTCAACGCCGCCGTCTCGGCCGATGGGCGCTACGTGGCCTTCGCCTCCGACGCCGCCAATCTGGTGTCCGATGACGACAACGGGCTGCGCGACGTTTTCCTCCACGACACCCAGACCGGCGACACGGTTCGCATCTCGGTGGCCCACGACGGCAACGACGCCGATGACGCTTCCGACTGGCCGTCGATCTCGGCCGACGGCCGGTACGTGGCCTATCAATCGTTCGCCTCGAATCTGCTGCTCATCGACAACAACATGGAGCCGGACATCTTCGTCTATGACCGGCAGACGGGGGCCACGACGCGGGCCTCGCTGACCTCTGAGGGCAATCCGGCGGCGGGCGCGTCGTTTGAGCCGGCCATCTCGGCCGATGGGCGCTTCGTGGCCTTCGCCTCCACAGCCATCAACCTCGACCCGGCCGACGACGACCCGGCCTATGACGTGTTCCTCCACGACCGGCAGACGGGGGACACGGAACTGATCTCCTTCGACGCGGCCGAGGAGCGGGGCGTGGGCTTTGCCGGAGCGCCGGCGCTGTCGGCCGACGGCCGCCTGGTGGCCTTCTCCTCCGGTTCGCCCGACCTCGTGCCCAACGACGACAACGGCCTGGAGGACATCTTCGTCCGCGACCGGCAGACGGGGCAGACCGCGCGCGTGTCGGTTGATGCCAACGGGGCGGAGGCCGACGGCGATTCCTACGAGCCGTCCCTCTCGGCCGACGGCCGCTATGTCGCCTTCTGGAGCTATGCCGCCAATCTGGTCGGCTCCGACACCGGCGGCTGGGCCGGCGTCTACGTCCACGACCGGCAGACGGGCGACATTACGTTGGCCTCGCGGGCCGGGGAGGACGGTGTGGCCGATGGCGACTCGTTCCGGCCGCGGCTGTCGGCCGATGGGCGCTACGTCGTCTTCGAGTCGGAGGCGACCAACCTGACGGGCACACCGGACACGAATCAGGTGGCCGACGTGGTGATCCATGACCGGCAGACGGGTGGGACGGCGTTGGCGTCGGTCGGCGCGGCCGGGCCGGGCGACGGCGAATCGTTGCGCCCGGCCCTCTCGGCCGATGGCGGCCACGTCGCTTTCCACTCCGACGCGGCCAATCTGGTGGCCGATGACGGCAACGGCGTGGGCGACGTCTTCCTGCGCCACCGGGCGGCGGGGACAACGGCGCGGGTATCGCTGGCCGCGGCCGAGGCCGAGCCGCCGGATGAGATGGTGTACCTTAGTTTTGTGGTTGCGTTGGATTAG
- a CDS encoding tetratricopeptide repeat protein, with translation MPEPDPSADLDLRIRLAADRILRAVTLRRQAKVVILASAALSIVAAVRPDVLPPDLVVLKELLNVGAINTLLKDVAGGAKLTDEEIAARMEGALPLDRLDELLVGQNDLLRALTRQHARLQEMLQLQADDAQASARLQDGFDALTQLIEARLLPLLNVQTPPPVPVQLPPAATHFTGRAPELAALLAALQPGRVVTLYGPGGIGKTALAAEALRALLAEQNPPPTPPEGRGAGLPLPPGEGRGEGQGEAALPLPLGEGWGEGLPPRFPGGVLFHTFYGRPAAAEAAADFARAYGLDPNPDPFAALGAALRGRVALLILDGAEEADDLHQLLARRDRCGVLITSRKRADVVDVGIEVERLPLDKALALLWVMAHPAGPFPAPDPLPAPDPLAAPDPLPNPLPEGEGAGAWEGLGEGEAAREICELVGNLPLALRLAGAYLFQHDEKPAEYRAWLRASRLAALDFGQRRADSVPILMAKSVAQLSDAGRAALGVAGCLALAPFDAAPVAAALGQSPKDKTPDIVRRIVARVRGESNPRLYTEREVVGALGELVNYELLRRPAERYETTHALVYAYARDRLPVEPPALRRLGEYYAALAEAESAKGLPGYQRLSAERAHILAVLPRLAAAEEWATANQLVWAVQSWLGIQGYPRDRIAALEVGLAAARALGWRADEGAHLTHLGLAYADLGQVERAIEQYEAALAVAREIGDRRMEGSVLGNLGLAYADLGQVERAIELYEAALAVAREIGDRRGEGNHLGNLGIAYKNLGQVEQAIELYEAALAVAREIGDRRGEGNRLGNLGNAYADLGQVERAIEFYEAALAVAREIGDRRNEGLWLGNLGNAYRNLGQVERALSFHEAALAVAREVGDRRGEGTHLGNLGIAYKNLGQVERAIEFYEAALAVAREIGDRRGEGNHLGNLGIAYADLGQVARAIELYEAALAVAREIGDRRGEGNRLGNLGIAYKNQGQVERAIELYDAALAVAREIGDRRGEGNHLGNLGNAYRNLGQVERAIEQYEAALAVAREIGDRRGEGNHLYNRALALEQLARPDEAIESMAAALAVFESIDAPTVAAQAREELARLRGAAG, from the coding sequence ATGCCTGAACCCGATCCCTCAGCCGATCTAGACCTGCGGATTCGCCTCGCCGCCGACCGTATCCTGCGCGCCGTCACCCTGCGGCGACAGGCCAAGGTCGTCATACTGGCTTCGGCGGCGTTGTCCATCGTCGCCGCCGTCCGGCCCGATGTGCTGCCGCCCGACCTGGTCGTTCTCAAGGAACTGCTTAACGTGGGGGCCATCAACACTCTGCTCAAGGACGTGGCCGGCGGCGCTAAGCTGACCGATGAAGAGATCGCCGCGCGGATGGAGGGGGCACTACCCCTGGACCGGCTGGATGAATTGTTGGTTGGCCAGAATGATTTGCTGCGCGCTCTTACCCGCCAGCACGCCCGGCTGCAGGAAATGTTGCAACTGCAAGCCGACGACGCCCAAGCCAGCGCACGCCTGCAAGACGGTTTTGACGCGCTAACCCAGCTGATCGAGGCTCGGCTATTGCCGCTCCTGAATGTGCAAACGCCGCCGCCCGTCCCCGTCCAACTTCCCCCGGCGGCCACCCACTTCACCGGCCGCGCCCCCGAACTGGCCGCCCTGCTGGCCGCGCTCCAACCCGGCCGCGTCGTCACCCTCTACGGCCCCGGCGGCATCGGCAAGACGGCACTGGCCGCCGAGGCATTGCGGGCGCTGCTGGCCGAGCAGAACCCTCCCCCAACCCCTCCCGAGGGGAGGGGGGCCGGACTCCCTCTCCCTCCGGGAGAGGGCCGGGGAGAGGGTCAGGGCGAGGCCGCGCTCCCTCTCCCCTTGGGAGAGGGTTGGGGAGAGGGTCTTCCTCCCCGCTTCCCCGGCGGCGTCCTCTTCCACACCTTCTACGGCCGCCCCGCCGCCGCCGAAGCCGCCGCCGACTTCGCTCGCGCTTATGGCCTCGACCCCAACCCCGACCCCTTCGCCGCCCTCGGCGCGGCCCTGCGCGGCCGGGTGGCGTTGCTCATCCTCGACGGCGCGGAGGAGGCCGACGACCTCCACCAGCTATTGGCCCGGCGCGACCGCTGCGGCGTGCTCATCACCAGCCGGAAGCGGGCTGACGTGGTGGACGTGGGCATTGAGGTCGAGCGGCTGCCGTTGGATAAGGCGCTGGCGTTGTTGTGGGTGATGGCGCATCCCGCGGGCCCTTTTCCCGCGCCAGACCCTCTCCCCGCGCCAGATCCTCTCGCCGCGCCAGACCCTCTCCCCAACCCTCTCCCGGAGGGAGAGGGAGCCGGAGCGTGGGAAGGGTTGGGGGAGGGCGAGGCCGCGCGGGAGATCTGCGAACTGGTGGGCAACCTGCCGCTGGCCTTGCGGCTGGCCGGGGCCTATCTGTTCCAACACGACGAGAAACCGGCTGAGTATCGGGCCTGGCTGCGGGCCTCGCGGCTGGCGGCGCTGGACTTCGGCCAACGGCGGGCCGACAGCGTGCCCATCCTGATGGCCAAGTCCGTGGCCCAATTGAGCGACGCGGGCCGGGCGGCGCTGGGCGTGGCCGGCTGCCTGGCTCTGGCCCCGTTCGACGCCGCGCCTGTAGCCGCCGCGCTGGGGCAATCACCCAAAGATAAAACACCAGATATTGTGAGGCGAATAGTGGCACGCGTTCGCGGAGAATCAAATCCTCGTCTCTATACCGAGCGAGAGGTGGTCGGTGCCTTAGGCGAACTGGTCAACTACGAACTGCTGCGCCGCCCGGCCGAACGGTACGAGACAACCCACGCCCTGGTCTACGCCTACGCCCGCGACCGGCTGCCTGTAGAGCCGCCCGCGCTGCGGCGGCTGGGGGAATATTACGCCGCGCTGGCCGAAGCCGAGAGCGCCAAGGGCCTGCCCGGCTACCAACGGCTAAGCGCGGAACGCGCCCATATCCTGGCCGTGCTGCCCCGGCTGGCGGCGGCCGAGGAATGGGCCACGGCTAACCAGCTGGTCTGGGCGGTGCAATCGTGGCTAGGCATTCAGGGCTACCCGCGCGACCGGATCGCGGCGCTGGAGGTGGGGCTGGCCGCGGCGCGGGCGCTGGGGTGGCGCGCGGATGAAGGCGCTCACCTGACCCATCTGGGCCTAGCCTACGCCGACCTAGGGCAGGTAGAGCGGGCCATCGAGCAGTACGAGGCGGCGCTGGCCGTGGCCCGTGAGATCGGCGACCGGCGCATGGAAGGGAGCGTTCTAGGGAACCTAGGCCTGGCCTACGCCGACCTGGGGCAGGTGGAGCGGGCTATCGAATTGTACGAGGCGGCGCTGGCCGTGGCCCGCGAGATCGGCGACCGGCGCGGCGAGGGGAACCACCTGGGCAACTTGGGCATCGCCTATAAGAACCTGGGGCAGGTCGAGCAGGCCATCGAATTGTACGAGGCGGCGCTGGCCGTGGCCCGCGAGATCGGCGACCGGCGCGGCGAGGGGAACCGGCTGGGTAACCTGGGCAACGCCTACGCCGACCTGGGGCAGGTGGAGCGGGCCATCGAATTCTACGAGGCGGCGCTGGCCGTTGCCCGCGAGATCGGCGACCGGCGTAATGAAGGACTCTGGTTGGGCAACCTGGGCAACGCCTACCGCAACCTGGGGCAGGTGGAGCGGGCGCTCTCATTCCACGAGGCGGCGCTGGCCGTGGCCCGCGAGGTCGGCGACCGGCGCGGCGAGGGGACGCACCTGGGCAACCTGGGCATCGCCTATAAGAACCTGGGGCAGGTGGAGCGGGCCATCGAATTCTACGAGGCAGCGCTGGCCGTGGCTCGCGAGATCGGCGACCGGCGCGGTGAGGGGAACCACCTGGGCAACCTGGGCATCGCCTACGCCGACCTGGGGCAGGTGGCGCGGGCCATCGAATTGTACGAGGCGGCGCTGGCCGTGGCCCGCGAGATCGGCGACCGGCGCGGCGAGGGGAACCGTCTGGGCAACCTGGGCATCGCCTATAAGAACCAAGGGCAGGTGGAGCGGGCCATCGAACTGTACGACGCGGCGCTGGCCGTGGCCCGCGAGATCGGCGACCGGCGTGGCGAGGGGAACCACCTGGGCAACCTGGGCAACGCCTACCGCAACCTGGGGCAGGTGGAGCGGGCCATCGAACAGTACGAGGCGGCGCTGGCCGTAGCCCGCGAGATCGGCGACCGGCGCGGCGAGGGGAACCACCTGTACAATCGCGCGTTGGCGCTGGAGCAGTTGGCGCGGCCGGACGAGGCGATCGAATCGATGGCCGCCGCGTTGGCTGTCTTTGAATCCATCGATGCCCCAACCGTCGCCGCCCAAGCCCGCGAGGAATTGGCCCGCCTGCGCGGCGCGGCCGGTTGA
- a CDS encoding acetate--CoA ligase family protein has protein sequence MSLPIDPTLRPFFDPTGIAVIGASTAPTKLGFGVARNLAQSGYPGAIHFVNPRGGRLLERPIYPTIADVPDPVDLAVIIVPAPQVAETLAAVGRRGIRAAIIASGGFRETGPAGAALEQECLRVAREHAIRLIGPNCVGLINTHRPLDTTFLPPPGPTPGDVAFLSHSGAICAAVIDWARGQGFGLSHLISLGNQIDVRETDTLAAVAADPHTKVITLYLEGIDDGRRFVRTAREVTRHKPVIALKVGRYSSGRRAVASHTGALAGAESAFNAAFRRAGVIRANTVEELFDWAKALAWCPLPAGPEVAVLTNAGGPGVTAADALESHGLRLAALRPETEAALRAALPPDASVRNPVDMLAAATAGQYVESLRILLDDPGVHSVMVILPPPPMESAGGVARALIPNIFAANKPVVIALMGERMIQEAVEYFRAAHVPEYRFPERAASALAVLTERAERMRADAGDIVRPPLTDTRPDEARAALDAYRAAAGDAADFLPYEVVDSLLAAYGIPTPRVALATTADEAVDLAWQLGFPVALKVASPDIVHKTEAGGVLLNLVEPDAVEQGFAAILSNARAAAPAARVDGVYVQRMITFGQEVIVGAVQDPQFGPVVMFGSGGVEVEGLRDVEFCLAPVSEGEAAGLLASTWAGRRLAGFRNLPPADRAAILGIIRRLGQLAADFPELSEIELNPVRVLPEGQGAYAVDARARLGDDR, from the coding sequence GTGAGCCTCCCAATCGATCCTACATTACGCCCGTTTTTCGATCCCACCGGCATCGCCGTCATTGGAGCCAGCACCGCCCCCACCAAGCTCGGCTTCGGTGTGGCCCGCAACCTGGCCCAGAGCGGCTACCCTGGCGCCATCCACTTCGTTAACCCGCGCGGCGGCCGCCTGCTGGAGCGCCCTATCTACCCGACCATCGCCGACGTGCCCGACCCGGTCGATCTGGCGGTCATCATCGTCCCCGCGCCGCAGGTGGCCGAGACGCTGGCCGCCGTCGGCCGCCGGGGCATCCGCGCCGCCATCATCGCCTCCGGCGGCTTCCGCGAGACCGGCCCCGCCGGCGCGGCGCTGGAGCAGGAGTGCCTGCGCGTGGCCCGCGAACACGCCATCCGCCTCATCGGCCCCAACTGTGTCGGCCTCATCAACACCCACCGCCCGCTGGACACCACCTTCCTGCCGCCGCCCGGCCCCACGCCCGGCGACGTGGCCTTCCTGTCCCACTCCGGGGCCATCTGCGCCGCCGTCATCGACTGGGCCCGCGGCCAGGGCTTCGGCCTGTCCCATCTCATCAGCCTCGGCAACCAGATCGACGTGCGCGAGACGGACACGCTGGCCGCCGTGGCCGCCGACCCGCACACCAAAGTCATCACCCTCTACCTGGAGGGCATCGACGACGGCCGCCGCTTCGTGCGCACCGCCCGCGAGGTGACCCGCCACAAGCCGGTCATCGCCCTCAAGGTCGGCCGCTACTCCTCCGGCCGGCGCGCCGTCGCCAGCCACACCGGCGCGCTGGCCGGGGCCGAGAGCGCCTTCAACGCCGCCTTCCGCCGCGCCGGGGTCATCCGCGCCAACACGGTCGAGGAGCTATTCGACTGGGCCAAAGCCCTGGCCTGGTGTCCGCTGCCGGCCGGGCCGGAGGTGGCCGTGCTGACCAACGCCGGCGGGCCGGGCGTCACCGCCGCCGACGCGCTGGAGAGCCACGGCCTGCGCCTCGCCGCGCTGCGCCCGGAGACCGAAGCCGCCCTGCGCGCCGCCCTGCCGCCCGACGCCAGCGTGCGCAACCCGGTCGATATGCTGGCCGCGGCCACCGCCGGGCAGTACGTCGAATCGCTGCGCATCCTGCTCGATGACCCCGGCGTCCATAGCGTCATGGTCATCCTGCCGCCGCCGCCGATGGAGTCGGCCGGCGGCGTGGCCCGCGCCCTCATCCCGAACATCTTCGCCGCCAACAAGCCGGTGGTCATCGCCCTCATGGGCGAGCGCATGATCCAGGAGGCGGTCGAATATTTCCGCGCCGCCCACGTGCCGGAGTACCGCTTCCCGGAGCGCGCCGCCTCGGCCCTGGCCGTGCTGACCGAACGAGCCGAGCGGATGCGGGCCGATGCCGGCGACATTGTTCGGCCGCCCCTGACCGACACCCGCCCCGACGAGGCCCGCGCCGCGCTGGACGCCTATCGCGCCGCCGCCGGCGACGCGGCCGACTTCCTGCCCTACGAGGTCGTCGATAGCCTGCTGGCCGCCTATGGCATCCCCACGCCGCGGGTGGCCCTGGCGACGACGGCCGACGAGGCGGTCGATCTGGCCTGGCAACTGGGCTTCCCGGTGGCGCTCAAGGTCGCCTCGCCCGACATCGTCCACAAGACCGAGGCCGGCGGCGTGCTGCTCAATCTGGTCGAGCCGGACGCGGTCGAGCAGGGCTTCGCCGCCATCCTGAGCAACGCCCGCGCCGCCGCGCCTGCCGCCCGCGTCGATGGCGTCTACGTCCAGCGCATGATCACCTTCGGCCAGGAGGTCATCGTCGGCGCGGTGCAGGACCCGCAGTTCGGGCCGGTGGTCATGTTCGGCTCCGGCGGCGTGGAGGTCGAGGGGCTGCGCGACGTGGAGTTCTGCCTGGCCCCGGTCAGCGAGGGCGAGGCGGCCGGGCTGCTGGCGAGCACCTGGGCCGGGCGGCGGTTGGCCGGCTTCCGCAACCTGCCCCCGGCCGACCGCGCGGCCATCCTGGGCATCATTCGCCGCCTGGGGCAACTGGCGGCCGACTTCCCCGAGCTGTCGGAGATCGAGCTAAACCCGGTGCGGGTGTTGCCGGAGGGGCAGGGGGCGTATGCGGTGGATGCGCGGGCGCGGTTGGGGGACGACCGCTGA
- a CDS encoding arsenate reductase ArsC — protein sequence MTKRQVLFLCTGNSCRSQLAEAIVNARLGDRWQAVSAGTVPAGYVHPLAMAALAEIGIHHAGRSKLADEFRDVAFDVVVTVCDAAAEECPLWLGLGRRVHHSFPDPARTGDMADFRAVRDAIAREIPLLLEQMTA from the coding sequence ATGACGAAACGACAAGTCCTGTTCCTGTGCACCGGCAACTCCTGCCGCTCCCAACTGGCCGAGGCCATCGTCAACGCCCGGCTGGGCGACCGGTGGCAGGCGGTCAGCGCCGGGACGGTTCCCGCGGGCTACGTGCATCCGTTGGCTATGGCCGCGCTGGCCGAGATCGGCATCCACCACGCCGGCCGCTCCAAGCTGGCCGACGAGTTCCGCGACGTGGCCTTCGACGTGGTGGTGACGGTCTGCGATGCGGCGGCCGAGGAGTGCCCGCTCTGGCTGGGCCTGGGCCGCCGCGTCCACCACAGCTTCCCCGACCCGGCCCGCACCGGCGACATGGCCGACTTCCGCGCCGTCCGTGACGCCATCGCGCGGGAGATACCTCTCTTGCTGGAGCAAATGACCGCGTGA